A section of the Myxococcus virescens genome encodes:
- a CDS encoding nuclear transport factor 2 family protein yields MPTVSLLLFVLASTPANTAPADPKAAITAVLDDWHQAAAAADEARYFGHFTDDAVYLGTDATERWTRDEFRAWAKPYFSKGKAWSFKATSRHIFLSKDGAVAWFDEALDTPNLGPSRGSGVLVKDAGTWKIAQYNLSIPIPNDVLPEVKRRIERHLARGQKTPGKSSTWKAPPAKVPSPQTPPIKERAPAQAN; encoded by the coding sequence GTGCCTACCGTTTCCTTGCTCCTCTTCGTGCTCGCCTCTACTCCCGCGAACACGGCCCCCGCCGACCCGAAGGCAGCCATCACCGCCGTCCTGGATGATTGGCACCAGGCCGCCGCCGCCGCGGACGAGGCGCGTTACTTCGGCCACTTCACCGACGACGCGGTGTACCTGGGCACCGACGCGACCGAGCGTTGGACCCGTGACGAATTCCGCGCCTGGGCGAAGCCGTACTTCTCCAAGGGCAAGGCCTGGAGCTTCAAGGCGACGTCACGCCACATCTTCCTCTCGAAGGATGGCGCGGTGGCCTGGTTCGACGAGGCGTTGGACACGCCCAACCTGGGCCCCAGCCGCGGCAGCGGCGTGCTGGTGAAGGACGCCGGCACCTGGAAGATTGCCCAGTACAACCTTTCCATCCCCATCCCCAACGACGTGCTGCCGGAGGTGAAGCGGCGCATCGAGCGGCACCTGGCCCGGGGCCAGAAGACGCCCGGGAAGTCCTCCACCTGGAAGGCGCCGCCGGCGAAGGTGCCCTCGCCGCAGACGCCGCCCATCAAGGAGCGGGCGCCCGCTCAGGCGAACTAG
- a CDS encoding formyltransferase family protein, which yields MLRFAYGCIPSVMSLYFANTLVRRAGLKPACILLSAGGLRFQKKRYTPAQVLPVFLKQFGPRFTGYNVLAGLSGSLPFSIPASGLMRFQALSQAYGIPLVISDDFSGAATVSELERHGVELFLTSMCDQIIREPLLSLPRHGCLNIHPSLLPEFRGVDSVFQAMLNGVSEIGTTLHRTTARIDAGDVLAQSAFTRSAADSHLALTAKATAAGIALLERHLETLERGETPDARPIDVSRARYPYRSWPEREELRRFHAQGNTFWRASDFRRLLAFEDVLAA from the coding sequence ATGCTCCGCTTCGCCTACGGCTGCATTCCCTCCGTCATGTCCCTGTACTTCGCCAACACCCTGGTGCGGCGAGCAGGGCTGAAGCCCGCGTGCATCCTCCTGTCCGCGGGGGGCCTCCGCTTCCAGAAGAAGCGCTACACCCCGGCCCAGGTGCTGCCTGTCTTCCTGAAGCAGTTTGGCCCGCGCTTCACCGGCTACAACGTGCTCGCCGGGCTGAGTGGCTCGCTGCCCTTCAGCATTCCCGCCTCGGGGTTGATGCGCTTCCAGGCGCTCTCCCAGGCATATGGCATTCCGCTGGTCATCAGTGATGACTTCTCCGGAGCGGCCACGGTGAGCGAGCTCGAGCGGCACGGGGTGGAGCTGTTCCTCACCAGCATGTGCGACCAAATCATCCGGGAGCCGCTGCTCAGCCTGCCGCGCCATGGCTGTTTGAACATCCATCCATCACTGCTGCCGGAGTTCCGCGGCGTGGACTCCGTCTTCCAGGCCATGCTGAACGGCGTGTCTGAGATTGGCACGACCCTCCACCGCACCACCGCGCGCATCGATGCGGGCGACGTGCTGGCCCAGAGCGCGTTCACCCGCTCGGCCGCCGATTCCCACCTGGCGCTGACGGCGAAGGCGACCGCCGCGGGCATTGCCCTGCTCGAGCGGCACCTGGAGACGCTGGAGCGCGGTGAGACGCCGGACGCGCGCCCCATCGACGTGAGCCGGGCGCGATATCCCTACCGCTCCTGGCCGGAACGGGAGGAGCTGCGCCGCTTCCACGCCCAGGGGAACACCTTCTGGCGGGCGTCGGACTTCCGCCGCCTCCTCGCCTTCGAGGACGTGCTGGCGGCATGA
- a CDS encoding erythromycin esterase family protein, producing MGSMEEDAPEVSAALLEGIRAAALPVSGRASDLDPLIESIGDARFVLLGEATHGTHEFYQARATLTRRLIAEQGFRALVVEADWPAALRADAFVRGNGQDTTAAGALGNFQRFPRWMWRNREMEELVTWMRAHNATVPPEQRAGFYGMDLYSLHDSMREVVAWLDTVDPDAAQRARERYACFDHFGPEPHVYGQSTTSGQADSCEEQVWAQFVELQRRRTRGPEDADARFHAEQNARLVANAEAYYRAVYAGRHEGWNLRDTHMADTVDALAAHLSRSGPPARLVIWAHNSHLGDARATQLGDQGELNVGQLLRERHGAATYNVGFTTYTGVVIAAHEWDEPGLRRRIQPAMSGSYERLFHDVGMPAFLLRMAELGEAAGGLHERRLERAIGVVYAPRTERWSHYFHANLPAQFDAVLHYDETRALRPLDSDAGHGEEDAPDTYPFGL from the coding sequence ATGGGTTCAATGGAGGAGGACGCCCCGGAGGTGTCGGCCGCCCTGCTGGAGGGCATCCGAGCCGCCGCGCTCCCCGTGTCGGGCCGCGCTTCGGACCTGGACCCGCTCATCGAGAGCATCGGTGATGCGCGGTTCGTCCTGCTGGGCGAGGCCACACACGGGACACACGAGTTCTACCAGGCACGCGCAACCCTTACCCGCCGCCTCATCGCCGAGCAGGGCTTCCGCGCGCTGGTGGTGGAGGCCGACTGGCCGGCCGCCCTCCGTGCCGACGCGTTCGTGCGGGGAAACGGGCAGGACACGACGGCCGCTGGCGCCCTGGGCAACTTCCAGCGATTCCCGCGGTGGATGTGGCGCAACCGGGAGATGGAGGAGCTGGTCACCTGGATGCGCGCCCACAACGCCACGGTGCCGCCGGAGCAGCGTGCGGGCTTCTACGGCATGGACCTGTACAGCCTTCACGACTCCATGCGGGAGGTGGTGGCCTGGCTGGACACGGTGGACCCGGATGCCGCGCAGCGGGCCCGCGAGCGCTACGCCTGCTTCGACCACTTCGGCCCCGAACCCCACGTCTATGGCCAGTCCACCACGTCGGGGCAGGCGGACTCGTGCGAGGAGCAGGTCTGGGCCCAGTTCGTGGAGTTGCAGCGGCGGAGGACTCGAGGGCCCGAGGACGCGGACGCCCGCTTCCACGCCGAGCAGAACGCCCGGCTCGTCGCCAACGCGGAGGCGTACTACCGCGCCGTGTATGCGGGCCGGCACGAAGGCTGGAACCTGCGTGACACGCACATGGCGGACACGGTGGACGCGCTCGCGGCGCACCTGTCGCGCAGCGGTCCACCGGCCCGGTTGGTCATCTGGGCGCACAACTCCCACCTGGGTGATGCCCGCGCCACGCAGCTGGGTGACCAGGGGGAGCTCAACGTGGGCCAGCTCCTGCGCGAACGGCACGGCGCGGCCACCTACAACGTGGGCTTCACCACATACACGGGCGTGGTCATCGCCGCGCATGAATGGGACGAGCCCGGCCTGCGACGCCGCATCCAGCCCGCCATGTCCGGCAGCTACGAGCGCCTGTTCCACGACGTGGGCATGCCCGCGTTCCTGCTGCGCATGGCCGAGCTGGGCGAAGCGGCGGGCGGCCTGCACGAGCGCCGCCTGGAGCGCGCCATCGGCGTGGTGTACGCGCCGCGCACCGAGCGGTGGAGCCACTACTTCCACGCGAACCTGCCCGCGCAGTTCGACGCGGTGCTGCACTACGACGAGACGCGGGCATTGCGCCCGTTGGACTCGGATGCCGGGCACGGGGAGGAGGACGCGCCCGACACGTATCCCTTCGGGTTGTGA
- a CDS encoding PilZ domain-containing protein has protein sequence MNSASVNESPTDRRRFPRLEAPLYARPARLRRVDKQQVLDASLGGVRIYSDEQYTQDSELELDLFLRDGTSLECKARVAWTRKLPKDAVARFEVGLAFTDVPPLAMDKLKSVLVVDDEGGPADS, from the coding sequence ATGAACAGCGCCAGCGTGAATGAATCCCCCACGGATCGTCGTCGCTTTCCTCGGCTCGAGGCGCCGCTCTATGCCCGGCCCGCGCGACTGAGGCGCGTGGACAAGCAGCAGGTGCTGGACGCCAGCCTGGGGGGCGTCCGCATCTACTCCGACGAGCAGTACACCCAGGACTCCGAGTTGGAGCTGGACCTGTTCCTGCGCGACGGCACTTCGCTGGAGTGCAAAGCGCGTGTGGCCTGGACGCGCAAGCTTCCCAAGGACGCGGTGGCGCGCTTTGAAGTCGGCTTGGCCTTCACGGACGTACCGCCGCTGGCCATGGACAAGCTCAAGTCGGTGCTCGTCGTGGATGACGAGGGCGGCCCGGCCGACTCATAG
- a CDS encoding alpha/beta fold hydrolase, which produces MVLESFLVGEGDVPTVMLHGFLGTGRNLRSLAAAWSAADPSRRILLPDLTGHGTSPALPANSDLYSMARDVVDTARAQGFQGPFDWVGHSLGGRVTLAASLNVPEAVRSVALLDIAPGPVPGDLSESGKVLGILLQAPAQAENRRAMRAELTGRGLSEPLADWLLMNLVTVENGVRWRFDRQALAGLHSRVNDTDLWTAVERKDGPPMRCLRGGRSKYVSDADVERLVAAGCPVETLPEAGHFVHVDAPQAVLAWLR; this is translated from the coding sequence ATGGTCCTCGAGAGTTTCCTGGTGGGTGAGGGCGATGTGCCCACGGTGATGCTGCACGGCTTCCTGGGCACGGGGCGCAATCTGCGCTCGCTGGCGGCGGCGTGGAGCGCGGCGGACCCGAGCCGGCGCATCCTCCTGCCGGACCTCACCGGGCACGGGACGTCCCCTGCCCTGCCGGCGAACTCGGACCTCTACAGCATGGCCCGGGACGTGGTGGACACGGCGCGTGCACAGGGCTTCCAGGGTCCGTTCGACTGGGTGGGGCATTCGCTGGGAGGGAGGGTGACGCTCGCGGCGAGCCTCAATGTCCCGGAGGCCGTCCGGAGCGTGGCCCTCCTGGACATCGCACCGGGGCCTGTCCCGGGCGACTTGTCGGAGAGTGGCAAGGTGCTGGGCATCCTGCTCCAGGCTCCGGCCCAGGCGGAGAACCGCCGGGCGATGCGCGCGGAGCTCACGGGCCGTGGCTTGTCGGAGCCACTGGCGGACTGGCTGCTGATGAACCTGGTGACGGTGGAGAACGGCGTGCGCTGGCGCTTCGACCGGCAGGCACTGGCGGGCCTGCACTCGCGCGTGAATGACACGGACCTGTGGACAGCGGTGGAGCGCAAGGACGGGCCGCCGATGCGATGCCTTCGGGGTGGCCGCTCGAAGTACGTGAGCGACGCGGACGTGGAGCGCCTGGTGGCCGCGGGATGCCCGGTGGAGACGCTGCCGGAGGCCGGGCACTTCGTCCACGTGGACGCGCCGCAGGCGGTGTTGGCGTGGCTGCGCTGA
- a CDS encoding M6 family metalloprotease domain-containing protein, which translates to MDEAQDGLPPHETVSRQESWEGELEVVVVDPPSPAASWEEYFVKQGNQHRQVRFEHGAPPGLRSGLQVKVRGREQGGQLIAQGVDVDTHAASSLSTASACGVSGVQRSLVIMTEFPGMARPGLTPQAVHDVFFSTTRRSLADYWSEVSEGRTTTAGDVVSGYTLDRAYSCSEGAAMREAAVRAADADVDFTQYDRIFIVHPRPEAGCSYAGQATVSCGQVQTADGTVTASTSWLVAESMMVHDSAVELVTHEAGHNLTLGHASSRDFGAEALGLPGATGVIDEYGDVFSTMGRWNLGHYAAPQKARIGWLDASAVAEVDGVDGTFTLAPVVASGGLKALKVRRRPGSNDWLWLEYRQPVGGYEATLAPQVFGGALVHYADATTQGGSHLLDFTPQTASWTDPALLPGTTWDDPYSTLSVTVNAATSAGLVVSIAHRQSACVRAPHEVQVTSFAPTSWPGGRPEFEVVLVNHDSPTCSPSTFQVSALLPQGWGSDRLPAQVTVAASASLSLSLQAYTPYSAAPGTYAVGLAATRDGHTVQGTADIDIVERCVTASPTVTLSPQTVTAAPGTDVTWTVNVTNNDSASCDWVWYDFYSNLPSAWDTAFSDWGVNLPPGGAFTFTMTKSIPQEASGGSHTVDLDIYKDEYGLVWHGTTTVNVAEPLTRSR; encoded by the coding sequence GTGGATGAAGCGCAGGACGGGTTGCCGCCACACGAAACGGTGAGCCGCCAGGAGTCATGGGAGGGGGAACTGGAGGTCGTGGTGGTGGACCCGCCCTCGCCCGCCGCGTCGTGGGAAGAGTACTTCGTGAAGCAGGGGAACCAGCACCGCCAGGTGCGCTTCGAACACGGCGCGCCGCCGGGACTTCGCAGCGGGCTCCAGGTGAAGGTGCGTGGGCGCGAGCAGGGCGGCCAGCTCATCGCCCAGGGCGTGGACGTGGACACCCATGCCGCGTCCTCGCTGAGCACGGCGAGCGCGTGTGGCGTCAGCGGCGTGCAGCGCAGCCTGGTCATCATGACGGAGTTCCCCGGCATGGCCCGGCCCGGCCTCACCCCGCAGGCGGTCCACGACGTGTTCTTCTCCACGACGCGCCGTTCCCTGGCGGATTACTGGAGCGAGGTGTCCGAGGGCCGCACCACCACCGCGGGCGACGTGGTGAGCGGGTACACGCTGGACCGCGCCTATTCGTGCAGTGAAGGCGCGGCCATGCGTGAGGCCGCGGTGCGGGCGGCGGACGCGGACGTGGACTTCACGCAGTACGACCGCATCTTCATCGTCCACCCACGCCCGGAGGCGGGCTGTTCCTACGCCGGTCAGGCAACGGTGTCCTGTGGGCAGGTGCAGACGGCGGACGGTACCGTGACGGCCTCCACGTCGTGGCTCGTGGCGGAGTCCATGATGGTCCATGACAGTGCCGTGGAGTTGGTGACGCACGAGGCGGGGCACAACCTCACGTTGGGCCATGCGAGCTCGCGCGACTTCGGCGCGGAGGCCCTGGGCCTGCCGGGGGCGACGGGAGTCATCGACGAGTACGGGGATGTCTTCTCGACGATGGGCCGGTGGAACCTGGGCCACTACGCGGCGCCGCAGAAGGCACGCATCGGCTGGCTGGATGCGTCCGCCGTGGCCGAAGTGGACGGCGTGGACGGCACCTTCACCCTCGCGCCCGTGGTCGCGTCGGGCGGGCTGAAGGCGCTCAAGGTGCGGCGGCGGCCTGGGAGCAATGACTGGCTGTGGTTGGAGTACCGCCAGCCCGTGGGGGGCTATGAGGCGACGCTGGCGCCGCAGGTGTTCGGCGGCGCGCTCGTGCACTACGCGGATGCGACGACGCAGGGTGGCTCGCACCTGCTCGACTTCACGCCGCAGACGGCGTCGTGGACGGACCCGGCCCTGCTTCCGGGCACGACGTGGGACGACCCCTACAGCACCCTCTCCGTGACCGTGAACGCGGCGACGTCCGCGGGCCTCGTCGTGAGCATCGCGCACCGTCAATCCGCGTGCGTCCGCGCACCCCACGAGGTGCAGGTGACGTCCTTCGCCCCCACGTCCTGGCCCGGAGGCCGGCCGGAGTTCGAGGTCGTTCTCGTCAACCACGACTCGCCTACGTGTTCGCCGTCCACCTTCCAGGTCTCCGCCCTGCTTCCGCAGGGGTGGGGCTCCGACCGGCTGCCCGCGCAAGTCACTGTCGCCGCGTCCGCCTCGTTGTCATTGAGCCTCCAGGCGTACACGCCCTACAGCGCGGCGCCCGGCACGTACGCCGTGGGCCTGGCAGCCACGCGAGACGGCCACACGGTGCAGGGCACGGCGGACATCGACATCGTCGAGCGTTGTGTCACCGCGTCGCCTACCGTCACGCTGTCACCGCAGACGGTGACGGCAGCGCCGGGAACGGATGTCACCTGGACGGTGAACGTCACCAACAATGACTCCGCGTCGTGTGATTGGGTCTGGTACGACTTCTATTCCAACCTGCCGTCGGCCTGGGACACCGCCTTTTCCGACTGGGGTGTGAACCTGCCGCCGGGGGGCGCCTTCACTTTCACGATGACGAAGTCCATTCCACAGGAGGCGAGCGGCGGCAGCCACACGGTGGACCTGGACATCTACAAGGACGAGTACGGCCTCGTGTGGCACGGCACCACCACCGTGAATGTGGCCGAGCCGCTGACGCGCTCAAGGTGA
- a CDS encoding TetR/AcrR family transcriptional regulator, producing the protein MPRATRGKLPSSKPREGTAVHAKGTERVASILDAATDTLVEEGHSGLTLRRVAQRAGLSVGNLQYYFPAKQDVVRALLARYLEAASQRVHARVEEGGRAPVERLRRAVEALMEDQESPRHYQLFAELWALAARDEMVADALAVFYAGFRAGVVALLRELAPGLSPSRLERRAALVVAFLEGLSLFRGGGALRRASVPGLEQELRAVLEEALAGVPAAGKL; encoded by the coding sequence ATGCCACGCGCCACGCGGGGGAAGCTGCCGTCGTCGAAGCCTCGCGAGGGGACCGCCGTCCACGCCAAGGGGACCGAGCGCGTGGCGTCCATCCTCGATGCGGCCACCGACACACTGGTGGAGGAGGGCCATTCGGGGCTCACGCTGCGCCGGGTGGCTCAGCGGGCGGGGCTCAGCGTGGGCAACCTCCAGTACTACTTCCCCGCGAAGCAGGACGTGGTGCGGGCGCTGCTCGCGCGCTACCTGGAAGCCGCCAGCCAACGGGTGCATGCGCGGGTGGAGGAAGGCGGCCGTGCGCCGGTGGAGCGGCTTCGTCGCGCGGTGGAGGCCTTGATGGAGGACCAGGAGTCACCGCGCCATTACCAGCTCTTCGCGGAGCTGTGGGCGCTCGCCGCACGGGATGAGATGGTCGCGGACGCGCTCGCCGTCTTCTACGCGGGCTTCCGGGCGGGCGTCGTGGCGTTGCTGCGTGAACTGGCGCCCGGGCTCAGCCCGTCACGCCTGGAGCGTCGCGCGGCGCTGGTGGTCGCATTCCTGGAGGGGCTGTCACTCTTCAGAGGCGGCGGCGCGCTCCGGAGGGCCTCGGTGCCAGGGTTGGAGCAGGAGCTGCGGGCCGTGTTGGAGGAAGCCCTGGCGGGCGTCCCCGCCGCCGGAAAGCTATGA
- a CDS encoding GNAT family N-acetyltransferase, with translation MTAKAGITTKVVARIRDVPQALWDDKVARGHPFKSAAFLSCLEDSFPERKFGYLIVSQGADVVGLAVITEERLDLSLLLPEQVGTLAQGVRKVLPGFLSLGLGMVGTFETAERHWWYDAQRVSEHDFARALLAACDEVCGNAALLLVRDFMEALPEDVRLESWFLQRGFKQVANHPMAMVTLDGLSSEAHFQRLKKKSRQNLRKKLKDAEALGFQVERVRDFRPLIDECYPLYLQVHEGASEFKRNPFPRAFFETIAERMPTTSSFLTLRDSAGHLIAFILTGTGGGINNPFCIGMDYARTEGTPAYYLMMWKEIEHAAHTGCRVVDLGLTSYFVKQTVGAELEGMTMAARIQSAWLRPLLNPLLPALLSEKQPQERRKFRVSTFDDDSQPPH, from the coding sequence ATGACGGCGAAGGCGGGCATCACCACGAAGGTCGTCGCTCGCATCCGGGACGTGCCCCAGGCGCTGTGGGACGACAAGGTGGCGCGGGGCCACCCCTTCAAGAGCGCCGCGTTCCTCTCCTGCCTGGAGGACTCGTTCCCGGAGCGGAAGTTCGGCTACCTCATCGTGTCGCAAGGCGCGGACGTCGTCGGACTGGCGGTCATCACCGAGGAGCGCCTGGACTTGAGCCTGCTGCTGCCGGAGCAGGTGGGCACGCTGGCCCAGGGCGTGCGCAAGGTGCTGCCCGGCTTCCTGTCGCTGGGCCTGGGCATGGTGGGCACCTTCGAAACGGCGGAGCGGCACTGGTGGTACGACGCGCAGCGCGTTTCCGAGCATGACTTCGCGCGGGCGCTGCTCGCCGCGTGCGACGAGGTGTGTGGCAACGCCGCGCTGCTGCTGGTGCGCGACTTCATGGAGGCCCTGCCCGAGGACGTGCGCCTGGAGTCGTGGTTCCTCCAGCGGGGCTTCAAGCAGGTGGCCAACCACCCCATGGCCATGGTGACGCTGGACGGGCTGAGCAGCGAGGCCCACTTCCAGCGGCTGAAGAAGAAGTCGCGGCAGAACCTGCGCAAGAAGCTGAAGGACGCGGAGGCGCTGGGCTTCCAGGTGGAGCGGGTGCGGGACTTCCGCCCCCTCATCGACGAGTGCTACCCGCTCTACCTCCAGGTCCACGAGGGCGCGTCGGAGTTCAAGCGCAACCCCTTCCCTCGGGCCTTCTTCGAGACCATCGCGGAGCGGATGCCCACCACCAGCAGCTTCCTCACGCTGCGCGACTCGGCCGGGCACCTGATTGCCTTCATCCTCACGGGCACCGGGGGCGGCATCAACAACCCCTTCTGCATCGGCATGGACTACGCCCGGACGGAAGGCACGCCGGCCTACTACCTGATGATGTGGAAGGAAATCGAGCACGCGGCCCACACGGGATGCCGCGTGGTGGACCTGGGCCTCACCAGCTACTTCGTGAAGCAGACGGTGGGCGCGGAGCTGGAGGGCATGACGATGGCCGCCCGCATCCAGTCCGCGTGGCTGCGGCCCCTGCTCAATCCCCTGCTGCCCGCGCTGCTGAGCGAGAAGCAGCCGCAGGAGCGGCGGAAGTTCCGCGTCTCCACCTTCGACGACGACTCGCAGCCCCCCCACTGA
- a CDS encoding saccharopine dehydrogenase NADP-binding domain-containing protein yields MVAEDSVVLVGGYGVVGTWLAQLLRERHPDLPLVIAGRRREPAEALARRLGNAEAAVLDVTAPDPLACLSGRPRAVVSLVNDPDDAVLRSAVRDGVAVLDITRWTSRVKSAVLRLSGTPPRAPVLLSSAWMAGLVPRLVAGASERVGGVERVDVGIRFALADQAGPDSVEYMDRLGMAFDITEGGKERQVLPLTDGRRVMFPDGRPTRVFRLDTPEQATLPLVLGARTVSTRLGFDSGTVTWMLAALQQVGLLRLLQHPRLTSVRRALMASSGTGGEAAWVADVEGPRGALRIEVVDPKGQAHLTAVGAVLGTERLLGWDGAPPPAAGVWFPEHDARPEQALAALRGCGVQVRFDEQPRREAA; encoded by the coding sequence ATGGTGGCTGAGGACAGTGTCGTTCTGGTGGGGGGCTACGGCGTGGTGGGGACGTGGCTCGCGCAGTTGCTGCGGGAGCGGCATCCGGACCTTCCGCTCGTCATTGCTGGCCGCCGTCGCGAGCCCGCGGAGGCGTTGGCCCGGCGGCTGGGGAACGCGGAGGCAGCGGTGCTGGATGTGACGGCGCCCGACCCGCTGGCGTGCCTGTCCGGACGGCCCAGGGCCGTGGTGTCGCTGGTCAATGACCCGGACGATGCGGTGCTGCGCTCGGCGGTCCGGGACGGCGTGGCGGTGCTCGACATCACCCGCTGGACGTCGCGTGTGAAGTCGGCGGTGCTGCGGCTGTCGGGGACGCCCCCACGGGCACCCGTCCTGCTCAGCTCCGCGTGGATGGCGGGACTGGTGCCCAGGCTCGTCGCGGGCGCGTCGGAGCGGGTGGGAGGCGTCGAGCGCGTCGACGTGGGCATCCGCTTCGCCCTGGCGGACCAGGCGGGGCCGGACTCGGTGGAGTACATGGACCGGCTGGGGATGGCCTTCGACATCACGGAGGGAGGGAAGGAGCGGCAGGTGTTGCCGCTGACGGACGGCCGCCGGGTGATGTTCCCGGATGGGCGGCCCACGCGCGTCTTCCGGCTCGACACGCCCGAGCAGGCCACGCTGCCGCTGGTGCTGGGCGCGCGCACGGTGTCGACGCGGCTGGGATTCGATTCGGGCACCGTCACCTGGATGCTCGCGGCGCTCCAGCAAGTGGGGCTGCTCCGGCTGCTCCAGCATCCCCGCCTGACGTCCGTGCGGCGTGCGCTGATGGCCAGCAGCGGCACGGGCGGTGAGGCGGCGTGGGTGGCGGACGTGGAAGGCCCTCGCGGGGCGCTGCGCATCGAGGTGGTGGACCCGAAGGGACAGGCCCACCTCACGGCCGTGGGCGCGGTGCTGGGGACGGAGCGATTGCTGGGATGGGATGGCGCGCCGCCTCCCGCCGCGGGCGTGTGGTTCCCGGAGCACGACGCGCGTCCGGAGCAGGCCCTGGCCGCCCTGCGCGGGTGCGGCGTCCAGGTCCGGTTCGACGAACAACCGCGCCGGGAGGCGGCCTGA